The DNA sequence TACTCCAGCGCGCGGGCACGCCGATCGGGCCACTGGATACCATGATAGCCGCGCACGCACGGTCAATCGGGGCAACGGTTGTTACCGATAATGAGCGAGAGTTCCGACGCGTTGAGGGATTGGAAGTGGAAAACTGGCTGGGCGTTTCATGACCATCGCCCCCCGTCCGCTCAAAACAATCCCCGGTTGTCCCGCTTGTTGCACTTCAACGCATCAAAGGGCAACTGCACGTTGAGTTGCAGCAAATCATTGGCCTCAAGCTCGACGATATTCTGAACCACCCCCAGAAAGCGCTCGCTCTCTTCCTGCGTGATAATGCCCTTGGTCAACGTCTCGAACTTTCGAATGTAGTCCGGCCGGGTCCACGGCTTCGCCCCCAGAGAGTGGGCATTGGCGACGGCCATCTCGTCCTGAATGCTCGACCCGTCCTTAAAGCGAATCTCCACCCGCCCCCCAAAGGCCTTTTCCTGGGGGTCGGACGAATGATAGCGCCGCGTCCACTCCTGATCTTCCACCGTGCGAATCTTGTGCCACAGTTGAACCGTATCTGGTCGCGACGCCCGCTCCGGCGAATAACTCGCCACATGGTGCCAGGCCCCGTCCTGAAGCGCCACGGCGAAAATGTACATGATACTGTGATCCAGCGTTTCGCGACTGGCCTTCGGGTCCATCTTCTGCGGGTCATTCGCGCCGGTCCCGATGACGTAATGGGTATGATGGCTTGTATGGATCACGATCTCTTCAATGTTGTCGAAATCGGTCACCTTGTCGCGCATGTTGAAGGCCAGATCGATGAGCGCCTGGCTCTGGTATTCGGCCGAGTGCTGCTTCGTATACGACTCAAGAATAGAACGATGTGGTTCACCGGGTTCGGGCAGGGAAATGGCATAGGTGGCTTCCGCCCCGTCAAGCATATAGGCGATAACGCTGTCTTCGCCTTCGTAAATCGGCGAAGGGCTCTTCTCTCCCCGCATGGCCCGATCCACCGCTTCGATCGCCAGCTTTCCGGCGTGGGCCGGGGCATAGGCCTTCCAGCTCGAAATCTCGCCCTTCCGCGACTGGCGCGTCGTAAAGGACACATGGACCGCCTGCTGCACCGCCTGACAGACCACGTCGTGATCGAGACCGAGGAGCGCACCAATCCCGACCACCTGAGCGGGACAAAGGTGGGCGATGTGATCCTTCTTATGGGCATGTAGACAAATCGACTTAACGAGGCTGATCTGGACTTCGTAGGCCGCCAGAACGCCCCGCACCAGATCCACACCGCTCAGCCCCTGGGCACGACCGCATTGCTGCGCCACCGCCAGGATCGGGGGGATGTTGTCGCCCGGGTGAGAATAGTCCGCCGCCAGAAACGTATCATGCATGTCCAGTTCGCGCACCGCCGTCCCGTTCGCCCAGGCGGCCCACTCGGCGTCGAAAGTCTGCTCGACCGGCATGCCGAATACCGCCGCGCCACCACGACGCGGGTGGGACAGGGCCTGGCTTCGGGCATTGGATACCGGACTGCGGTTTATGGCCGCGATGGCCACCGCCGCATTATCGATGAAGCGGTTGATCACCATCTCCCGCGCCTCCGGATCCACCTCCGGTCGCTGCACGGCCACATCGGCGAGGCGCGAAGCGAGCTGCTCCCGTTTCGGCAGTTCCTCCTTGGACGGGTAAACTCTGACTTCAAACGACTTCATGAAGGGCGTCCTACACCGCATGGCTACAGCGGAATGGTTGCAACCGGCGTTATTGCCAGTGGGAAAAGTGTATCCGAATTGTTAAGCAGGGTTCCAATGACATCAAGTTGCCGGGGATTTGAATTATCTGGGGTACGTGATAGTATACCCGCCTGGGAAGAGTGCGGGTAGCCTGGGAACCCGCCGCCGATCTGGAGAGTCATGCGATACCTGCTTGTGATTTCGGCCCTTGTGCTGTCTGGGTTGATCGTGATCCAGTTTGTGGACGAGCCTGCGCCAGGTCGCCCCTTCGAGGGACTGCGGATCGTACTCTTGACGGGTGGCAAGCCCGGTGAGTCGACGCAGATCGCCGTCAGTGCCGGCGCGGAACGCGCCCGGCGCGATCTGGGGTGTCAGGTGGATGTGCAGTGCACCAATTGGGACCCCGACTTGCTCGCCAATCTTTTCCAGCAGGAAATGGCCGGGGTACCGGATGGCATCTGCCTCATGGGGGGCCCCGAATCCACACCGCTCGCCCCACTCATCGGTGACGCCTTCCAGGAGGGCATCACGGTAACGTCCTATGCCCGACCCCTCCCCGATCTGCAGAGCGATTACAGCGCCCAGGGCTTCGGATTCGCCGGCCCCGACCTCAAGCGCGCCGGTTATGAACTCATTTCCACTGCCGTGGAGAAACATCATCTGAGCCCGGGCTCGCCCGTCCTCGTCATCAGCGATCCCGACTTCGCCGATCCCGAGGGACTCCACGGCGGAGCGCTGGACGCCATCC is a window from the Candidatus Hydrogenedentota bacterium genome containing:
- a CDS encoding MmgE/PrpD family protein, which translates into the protein MKSFEVRVYPSKEELPKREQLASRLADVAVQRPEVDPEAREMVINRFIDNAAVAIAAINRSPVSNARSQALSHPRRGGAAVFGMPVEQTFDAEWAAWANGTAVRELDMHDTFLAADYSHPGDNIPPILAVAQQCGRAQGLSGVDLVRGVLAAYEVQISLVKSICLHAHKKDHIAHLCPAQVVGIGALLGLDHDVVCQAVQQAVHVSFTTRQSRKGEISSWKAYAPAHAGKLAIEAVDRAMRGEKSPSPIYEGEDSVIAYMLDGAEATYAISLPEPGEPHRSILESYTKQHSAEYQSQALIDLAFNMRDKVTDFDNIEEIVIHTSHHTHYVIGTGANDPQKMDPKASRETLDHSIMYIFAVALQDGAWHHVASYSPERASRPDTVQLWHKIRTVEDQEWTRRYHSSDPQEKAFGGRVEIRFKDGSSIQDEMAVANAHSLGAKPWTRPDYIRKFETLTKGIITQEESERFLGVVQNIVELEANDLLQLNVQLPFDALKCNKRDNRGLF